From one Nonomuraea polychroma genomic stretch:
- a CDS encoding dihydrofolate reductase family protein: protein MRRPLLSTGFGLGGAGTRLSVGAELPKDASDSTRCGHSHWVVGAAGGYNACRCDEFSVLMPSVVDVGTSPTYPLARSCKVVHISASIFLTLDGVMEEPHVWHPPYASQESLALLDEQMANATAMLLGRRTYEEFASYWPHQTNDVPLAEATNAIRKYVISRMLSKPVWDNTTVLTKGMVAAVRTLAGRESSVIVPGSAQLVHGLLRAGLLSELRIMLDPLVVGRGHRLFPEGSALTELQLIDSRRLPRGVTYLVYRPVEGTDRS, encoded by the coding sequence ATGCGCCGACCGCTCCTGTCCACCGGGTTCGGGCTCGGGGGCGCGGGGACCCGCCTTTCTGTGGGAGCGGAGCTGCCGAAGGACGCCTCAGACTCCACCCGCTGCGGACACAGCCACTGGGTCGTGGGGGCTGCCGGCGGCTACAACGCGTGTAGGTGCGATGAGTTTTCTGTGCTCATGCCGTCAGTGGTGGACGTCGGCACCTCGCCGACCTACCCCCTGGCAAGGAGCTGCAAAGTGGTTCATATCAGTGCGTCCATATTCCTGACCCTCGACGGAGTCATGGAGGAGCCTCACGTGTGGCATCCCCCATACGCCAGCCAGGAGAGCCTGGCGCTGCTCGATGAGCAGATGGCCAACGCCACCGCGATGCTGCTCGGTCGCCGCACCTACGAGGAGTTCGCCAGTTACTGGCCGCACCAGACGAACGACGTCCCGCTCGCGGAGGCCACCAACGCCATCCGGAAGTATGTGATCTCCCGAATGCTGTCGAAGCCGGTATGGGACAACACCACGGTGCTGACGAAAGGAATGGTCGCCGCCGTGCGCACGCTGGCAGGACGGGAGTCCAGCGTCATCGTGCCGGGTAGCGCTCAGCTCGTTCACGGGCTGCTGCGCGCGGGGCTGCTCAGCGAACTACGGATCATGCTCGATCCGCTCGTCGTCGGCCGCGGTCACCGGCTCTTCCCTGAAGGATCAGCCCTCACCGAGCTCCAGTTGATCGACTCGCGCCGACTCCCGCGTGGAGTGACGTATCTGGTGTACCGCCCCGTCGAGGGGACCGATCGCTCGTGA
- a CDS encoding excalibur calcium-binding domain-containing protein translates to MRPSHCPWVESDRFWHGHQRNLAARLPRENGPQATRQPTREETGGIDPRYRTCAEANAQGLGPYVKGQDPEYEWYQDRDGDGRVWAALGLLFVVF, encoded by the coding sequence GTGAGGCCCAGTCACTGCCCATGGGTCGAGTCTGACAGGTTCTGGCATGGGCATCAGCGCAATTTGGCCGCGCGGCTCCCGCGCGAGAACGGCCCCCAGGCCACGAGGCAGCCCACACGGGAGGAGACCGGCGGCATCGATCCGAGGTACCGCACCTGCGCGGAAGCGAACGCCCAGGGACTCGGCCCGTACGTGAAGGGCCAAGATCCTGAGTACGAGTGGTATCAGGACCGAGATGGCGATGGACGCGTCTGGGCCGCGTTAGGTCTCCTTTTCGTCGTCTTCTGA
- a CDS encoding DUF4279 domain-containing protein, with protein sequence MRVRQYVYFVMRSDILTAEEMSARIGLDPDEVMVQGSRSMQPLRPAVHAWKVACRDPGLTVNEMISRVVDRLEPFSEAIGGLVEELNRGHSGSCAVLQVVRYFDDEEGEVEDLRSPDPALEKIPGQHQLLGWHLDGRVVRFLVSTGAELDVDEYG encoded by the coding sequence GTGCGTGTCCGTCAGTACGTCTACTTCGTTATGAGAAGCGACATCCTCACGGCTGAGGAGATGTCGGCTCGGATCGGCTTGGACCCGGACGAAGTCATGGTCCAAGGGAGCCGAAGCATGCAGCCGCTCCGTCCGGCCGTGCATGCCTGGAAGGTTGCGTGCCGCGATCCGGGGTTGACCGTCAATGAAATGATCTCTCGTGTGGTTGACCGGCTTGAGCCGTTCAGTGAGGCCATCGGCGGGCTTGTGGAGGAGTTGAACCGCGGTCACAGCGGTTCATGTGCCGTTTTGCAGGTCGTTCGCTACTTCGACGATGAGGAGGGTGAGGTGGAGGACCTGCGTTCGCCGGACCCGGCCTTGGAGAAGATACCGGGGCAGCATCAACTGCTGGGCTGGCACTTGGACGGCCGAGTGGTGCGGTTCTTGGTCTCGACCGGCGCCGAGCTTGATGTGGATGAATACGGCTAA
- a CDS encoding IS110 family transposase codes for MWLVHDLNPDLAAAVTKLKQVTTRRKLTAQLQALPASTVSRVALAQIALIDSLSIEIDAIEKELKPLVQARVPRLMAIVGVNVVTAAKLLGEVGDITRFRSSAAFARHNGTAPIPVWNGNDDRHRLNRGGNRQLNTTLHRIAITQARCHEGARALLKRRQETTRDTTKGSFRVLKRHLSDVIYRALVHDHDQAAPDRLAS; via the coding sequence ATGTGGCTGGTCCACGACCTCAACCCGGACCTGGCGGCCGCGGTGACCAAACTCAAGCAGGTCACCACCCGGCGCAAGCTCACCGCGCAGCTCCAAGCCCTGCCAGCCAGCACGGTCAGCCGCGTCGCGCTAGCGCAGATCGCCCTCATCGACTCGCTCAGCATCGAGATCGACGCGATCGAAAAGGAGCTCAAGCCACTGGTTCAGGCCCGCGTTCCGCGCCTGATGGCGATCGTCGGCGTGAACGTGGTGACCGCCGCCAAACTCCTGGGAGAGGTCGGCGACATCACCCGCTTCCGCAGCTCGGCGGCCTTCGCCCGGCACAACGGAACCGCCCCGATCCCCGTCTGGAACGGCAACGACGACCGTCACCGGCTCAATCGTGGCGGCAACCGGCAGCTCAACACCACCTTGCACCGCATCGCCATCACCCAGGCCCGCTGCCACGAAGGCGCCCGAGCGCTGCTCAAACGGCGCCAGGAAACCACCCGAGACACCACCAAGGGCAGCTTCCGTGTCCTGAAACGGCACCTCTCCGACGTGATCTATCGCGCCCTTGTCCACGACCACGACCAGGCCGCACCCGATCGATTGGCTTCTTAA
- a CDS encoding pentapeptide repeat-containing protein, which yields MSDQKDHPNFGHLSLRQAEIDGPIDLRYSRFATKPDFFRLKTSSYIDLEGAILEKGIKASSMEAPQGVDFYRATLGGGLDLEGSKIGDRLRIARCGTINGSLVLRGCEIGGELECYDMTVSGPAFLSGMLVEGDISIRNLSFSGDVQCFYTVSNRSMDISDCRFLDRVDCEGLRVAHDLIWDGAIFQQNAIFDKADMFGFIEGTAIFHGEASFTRTIFRSPTTIRACVRGVDLRETRFEAGTTLLLRYATVDMSGAVLAGPTNLVALSRPFQGLFNEPLEESAQLAGDPRVKLVDVNSVDTSSLTLTDIDLTHCRFAGAFNLDKLRLEGAWTFNNPPSKRIGLTPFIWTKRKIIEEERQWRALHRHSRPLRSGWGDPPSHEQDVPGLAALTTIYRQLRKGREDAKDEPGANDFYYGEMEMRRHSQEWRKAERWLLQAYWLLSGYGLRASRAFAWLGITMALTIILMMGFGLPQDPIKQEAIGTISDAGRRVTLEIEKQAPKNPSGARFTSKRLEKAINVTLNSAVFRSSGQDLTRAGTYIEMASRIVQPALLALGILAIRGRIKRGN from the coding sequence GTGAGCGACCAGAAAGACCATCCTAATTTCGGCCACCTCTCCTTGAGGCAGGCCGAAATTGATGGACCTATAGACTTGAGGTATTCCCGATTCGCGACGAAGCCCGACTTCTTTCGCTTGAAGACATCTTCTTATATTGATCTCGAAGGAGCAATCCTAGAGAAAGGAATTAAAGCAAGCTCCATGGAAGCGCCGCAAGGCGTCGACTTCTATCGCGCCACACTGGGTGGAGGATTAGACCTAGAAGGTTCGAAAATTGGCGACCGACTTAGAATTGCCCGCTGCGGCACTATCAATGGATCTCTTGTATTGAGAGGCTGCGAAATAGGCGGCGAGCTTGAATGCTATGACATGACCGTGTCTGGTCCCGCATTTCTGTCGGGCATGCTAGTCGAAGGCGATATCTCAATCCGCAATCTGTCATTTTCTGGAGATGTTCAATGCTTCTACACAGTCTCTAACCGTAGCATGGATATATCGGATTGCCGTTTTCTCGACAGGGTGGATTGCGAAGGATTGCGTGTTGCACATGACCTGATTTGGGATGGGGCGATTTTCCAGCAGAATGCAATTTTTGATAAGGCGGACATGTTCGGCTTCATAGAGGGCACAGCCATTTTTCACGGAGAGGCCAGCTTTACTCGCACAATTTTTCGATCCCCCACCACAATACGTGCCTGCGTACGCGGAGTGGACTTGCGAGAAACAAGATTTGAGGCAGGGACTACTTTACTTCTCCGTTACGCAACCGTTGACATGTCGGGCGCAGTCCTTGCTGGCCCAACCAATCTAGTTGCCCTTAGTCGCCCTTTTCAGGGACTCTTTAACGAGCCCCTGGAGGAGTCTGCACAGTTAGCTGGCGATCCGCGCGTGAAGCTAGTCGATGTGAATAGCGTTGACACAAGCAGCCTGACACTAACTGATATAGACCTGACGCACTGTCGATTCGCCGGGGCTTTCAATTTGGATAAGCTTCGACTCGAAGGTGCGTGGACTTTCAACAACCCACCGAGCAAACGCATCGGGTTGACGCCATTCATCTGGACAAAACGAAAGATCATCGAAGAGGAGCGCCAGTGGCGCGCGCTTCATAGACACTCACGACCGCTAAGATCTGGATGGGGCGATCCTCCATCCCACGAGCAGGACGTTCCTGGACTCGCCGCGTTGACGACCATCTATAGACAACTTCGCAAGGGTCGGGAAGATGCCAAAGACGAGCCAGGCGCCAACGATTTCTATTATGGCGAGATGGAGATGCGTCGCCACAGCCAAGAATGGCGAAAGGCGGAACGATGGCTACTGCAGGCCTACTGGCTCCTGTCTGGCTATGGCCTCCGCGCCTCTCGGGCTTTTGCCTGGCTCGGCATCACCATGGCCCTTACTATTATCCTGATGATGGGATTCGGCCTTCCTCAAGACCCTATAAAACAGGAAGCAATCGGAACCATTTCCGATGCCGGAAGGAGAGTCACACTCGAGATTGAGAAGCAAGCCCCAAAAAATCCGAGCGGAGCGAGATTTACCAGCAAACGCCTTGAGAAGGCAATAAACGTAACACTTAACTCTGCAGTATTCCGTTCCAGTGGGCAAGATCTTACAAGGGCTGGGACGTACATAGAGATGGCATCACGGATTGTCCAGCCAGCTCTTCTAGCGCTGGGAATACTGGCGATTCGTGGTCGGATCAAACGCGGAAACTAG